From Sphingomonas hengshuiensis, one genomic window encodes:
- a CDS encoding cytochrome b/b6 domain-containing protein: MASDPGSGKDALVYRHRLITRLWHWINALAVFVMIGSGLMIFNAHPRLYWGHFGANYDPAWLELPRFPGWVTIPSHYSLSGARHWHLFFALVLAFGLLVYLLGSLANRHVQRDLRIRRRELSGRHLWADFRAHLALRFHDPESPRDYNIFQKLSYIGVLFVLLPVLILSGLALAPGMWPWIADLFGGRQSARSVHFIAMALLTGFVLVHLTLVMLAGPLDEVRSMITGWWRVPGTGERK, from the coding sequence ATGGCGAGCGATCCCGGTTCGGGCAAGGATGCTTTGGTATATCGCCATCGGCTGATCACGCGCCTGTGGCACTGGATCAACGCGCTGGCGGTGTTCGTGATGATCGGCAGCGGGCTGATGATCTTCAACGCGCATCCACGGCTCTATTGGGGGCATTTCGGCGCGAATTACGACCCCGCCTGGCTGGAGCTGCCGCGCTTTCCGGGCTGGGTGACGATCCCCAGCCACTACAGCCTGTCGGGCGCGCGCCACTGGCATCTTTTCTTCGCGCTGGTGCTGGCGTTCGGGCTGCTCGTCTATCTGCTGGGGAGCCTGGCCAACCGCCATGTCCAGCGCGACCTGCGCATCCGTCGCCGCGAGCTTTCGGGCCGGCATTTATGGGCCGATTTCCGCGCGCATCTCGCGCTGCGCTTCCATGATCCGGAGAGCCCGCGCGATTACAATATCTTCCAGAAGCTGTCGTACATCGGCGTGTTGTTCGTGCTGCTGCCGGTGCTGATCCTCAGCGGGCTGGCGCTGGCGCCGGGGATGTGGCCGTGGATCGCGGACCTGTTCGGCGGGCGGCAATCGGCGCGGTCGGTGCATTTCATCGCGATGGCGCTGCTCACCGGCTTCGTGCTGGTGCATCTGACGCTGGTGATGCTCGCCGGGCCGCTGGACGAAGTGCGGTCGATGATCACCGGCTGGTGGCGTGTACCGGGGACGGGGGAGCGCAAATGA
- a CDS encoding argininosuccinate synthase has translation MSDQINRVVLAYSGGLDTSVILKWLQQTYNCEVVTFTADLGQGEELEPARRKAEMAGVKPEHIFIDDLKEEFVRDFVFPMMRANALYEGLYLLGTSIARPLIAKRQIEIAKMVGADAVSHGATGKGNDQVRFELGYYALAPDIKVIAPWREWDLTSRTRLIEFAEQHQIPVSKDKRGEAPFSTDANLLHTSSEGKVLEDPWDEVPDYVYSRTVNPEDAPDAPETITIDFERGDGVALNGEAMSPATLLAALNELGRKHGIGRLDLVENRFVGMKSRGMYETPGGTIYHLAHRGIEQITLDRGAAHLKDELAPRYAELIYNGFWFAPEREMLQAAIDHSQEKVTGTVRLKLYKGNVIVTGRKSPHTLYSEKVVTFEDDQGAYDQRDAAGFIKLQALRLRLLGRRDGR, from the coding sequence ATGTCCGATCAGATCAACCGAGTCGTCCTCGCCTATTCGGGCGGGCTCGATACCAGCGTGATCCTGAAGTGGCTCCAGCAGACGTATAACTGCGAAGTCGTGACCTTCACCGCCGATCTGGGGCAGGGCGAGGAGCTGGAACCCGCGCGGCGCAAGGCCGAGATGGCGGGGGTGAAGCCCGAGCATATCTTCATCGACGATTTGAAGGAGGAGTTCGTCCGCGACTTCGTCTTCCCGATGATGCGCGCCAATGCGCTGTATGAGGGGCTGTACCTGCTCGGCACGTCGATCGCGCGGCCGCTGATCGCCAAGCGCCAGATCGAGATTGCGAAGATGGTCGGCGCCGACGCGGTCAGCCATGGCGCGACCGGCAAGGGCAACGACCAGGTCCGCTTCGAGCTCGGCTATTATGCGCTCGCGCCCGATATCAAGGTGATCGCGCCGTGGCGCGAATGGGATCTGACCAGCCGTACCCGGCTGATCGAATTCGCCGAGCAGCACCAGATCCCGGTGAGCAAGGACAAGCGCGGCGAAGCGCCCTTCTCGACCGACGCGAACCTGCTGCACACTTCGTCCGAGGGCAAAGTGCTGGAGGACCCGTGGGACGAGGTCCCCGATTATGTCTATTCGCGCACCGTGAACCCCGAGGACGCGCCCGACGCGCCCGAGACGATCACGATCGATTTCGAACGCGGCGACGGCGTCGCGCTGAACGGCGAGGCGATGAGCCCGGCGACGCTGCTCGCCGCGCTCAACGAACTGGGCCGCAAGCACGGCATTGGTCGCCTCGACCTGGTCGAGAACCGCTTCGTCGGCATGAAGTCGCGCGGCATGTATGAGACCCCGGGCGGGACCATCTACCACCTCGCGCATCGCGGGATCGAGCAGATCACGCTGGATCGCGGCGCCGCGCACCTGAAGGACGAATTGGCGCCGCGCTATGCCGAGCTGATCTATAACGGCTTCTGGTTCGCGCCCGAGCGCGAGATGCTCCAGGCCGCGATCGACCATAGCCAGGAGAAGGTGACGGGCACCGTCCGGCTGAAGCTGTACAAGGGCAATGTCATCGTCACGGGCCGGAAGTCGCCGCACACGCTGTACAGCGAGAAGGTGGTGACGTTCGAGGACGATCAGGGCGCGTATGACCAGCGCGATGCTGCGGGCTTCATCAAGCTCCAGGCGCTCCGCCTGCGCCTGCTGGGGCGCCGCGACGGGCGCTAA
- a CDS encoding molybdopterin-dependent oxidoreductase, translated as MITRRNLLVTGGATLLAGCDSLSDSPVLMSADEAHHFLQRSIVGRAALAREFRADQRSPRFRVNGTANPNTPSYSAMAANRFVDWRLAVDGLVARPLSLSLANLRSLPQRAQITRHDCVEGWSAIGKWQGPRLETLLQLAGLRPEARYIVLHCGDSIAGQPYYESIDLVDAFHPQTILAWAMNDAPLTVGHGAPVRLRVERQLGYKQAKYVMRVEAVATLDGIGKGKGGFWEDYNGYEWYAGI; from the coding sequence ATGATCACACGCCGCAACCTGCTCGTCACCGGCGGCGCGACCTTGCTCGCCGGATGCGATTCGCTGAGCGACAGCCCGGTGCTGATGTCGGCGGACGAGGCGCATCATTTCCTCCAGCGATCGATCGTGGGGCGCGCGGCGCTGGCCCGCGAATTCCGCGCCGACCAGAGGAGCCCGCGCTTCCGCGTCAACGGCACCGCCAATCCCAACACCCCCAGCTATTCCGCGATGGCCGCCAATCGCTTTGTCGACTGGCGGCTGGCGGTCGACGGGCTGGTCGCGCGCCCGCTGTCGCTCAGCCTAGCCAACCTGCGATCGCTGCCTCAGCGCGCGCAGATCACCCGCCACGATTGCGTCGAGGGCTGGAGCGCGATCGGCAAGTGGCAGGGGCCTCGGCTGGAGACCTTGCTCCAGCTCGCAGGGCTCCGGCCCGAGGCGCGCTATATCGTGCTGCACTGCGGCGACAGCATCGCCGGCCAGCCCTATTATGAATCGATCGACCTGGTCGATGCCTTCCACCCCCAGACCATCCTTGCCTGGGCGATGAACGACGCGCCGCTGACGGTCGGGCACGGCGCGCCGGTGCGGCTGCGGGTCGAGCGCCAGCTTGGTTACAAGCAGGCGAAATACGTCATGCGAGTCGAGGCGGTGGCGACGCTCGACGGCATCGGCAAGGGCAAGGGCGGGTTCTGGGAGGATTATAACGGCTATGAATGGTACGCCGGAATCTGA
- a CDS encoding NAD(P)/FAD-dependent oxidoreductase, whose product MPATSNAVDVAIIGAGPAGLTAAYLLTKAGYSVSVIEKDPVYVGGISRTVEHGGFRFDIGGHRFFSKSKEVVDLWNEILPHDFIERPRMSRIYYGGRFYSYPLRAFEALFNLGLWTSSLCMASYAKAKLFPRKDVKSFEDWVVNQFGHKLYSIFFKTYTEKVWGMPCDTMSADWAAQRIKGLSLGKAVLDGLKRSLGLNRTPNDGMATKTLLETFRYPRKGPGMMWDAARDRVVEGGNHVLMDHALKAMAYNDATQRWNVQATRGDGAVVTINAAHVISSAPMRELAGRIQPMPAAIPAALDLQYRDFLTVALMIRSEDLFPDNWIYIHEQGVKVGRVQNFRSWSPEMVPDESIACVGLEYFCFEGDGLWRMADDDLVALATQELAQLGLADPATVVGGAVVRQEKAYPVYDEGYRDNVDALRRELEARYPTLHLVGRNGMHRYNNQDHAMMTAMLTVKNIAAGARVYDVWNVNEDAEYHESGTEGEKAALASERLVPERLKAA is encoded by the coding sequence ATGCCCGCTACCAGCAATGCCGTCGACGTCGCGATCATCGGGGCGGGACCGGCTGGCCTGACCGCGGCCTATCTGCTTACGAAAGCGGGCTATTCGGTCAGCGTGATCGAGAAGGACCCCGTCTATGTCGGCGGGATCAGCCGTACCGTCGAGCATGGCGGTTTCCGTTTCGACATTGGCGGGCACCGGTTTTTCTCGAAATCGAAGGAAGTGGTCGATCTCTGGAACGAGATCCTTCCGCATGATTTCATCGAACGCCCCCGGATGAGCCGCATCTATTATGGCGGCAGATTCTACAGCTATCCGTTGCGCGCGTTCGAGGCGCTGTTCAATCTGGGGCTGTGGACGTCGAGCCTGTGCATGGCGAGCTATGCCAAGGCCAAGCTGTTTCCGCGCAAGGACGTGAAAAGCTTCGAGGATTGGGTCGTCAACCAGTTCGGGCACAAGCTCTATTCGATCTTCTTCAAGACCTATACCGAGAAAGTGTGGGGGATGCCGTGCGACACGATGTCGGCGGACTGGGCGGCGCAGCGGATCAAGGGGCTGAGCCTGGGCAAGGCGGTGCTCGACGGGCTCAAGCGCTCGCTGGGGCTCAACAGGACCCCCAATGACGGGATGGCGACCAAGACGCTGCTCGAGACCTTCCGCTATCCGCGCAAGGGGCCGGGGATGATGTGGGACGCCGCGCGCGACCGCGTCGTCGAGGGCGGCAATCATGTCCTGATGGACCATGCGCTGAAGGCGATGGCGTATAACGACGCAACCCAACGCTGGAACGTCCAGGCGACGCGCGGCGACGGCGCGGTGGTGACGATCAACGCCGCGCATGTGATCTCGTCGGCGCCGATGCGCGAGCTGGCGGGGCGTATCCAGCCGATGCCCGCTGCGATTCCGGCGGCGCTGGACCTCCAGTATCGCGACTTCCTGACGGTCGCGCTGATGATCCGTTCGGAGGATCTGTTCCCCGACAACTGGATCTATATCCACGAACAGGGCGTGAAGGTGGGCCGCGTCCAGAATTTCCGGAGCTGGTCGCCCGAAATGGTGCCCGACGAATCGATCGCGTGCGTCGGCCTGGAGTATTTCTGCTTCGAGGGCGACGGGCTGTGGCGCATGGCGGACGACGATCTGGTCGCACTGGCGACGCAAGAGCTGGCGCAACTCGGGCTCGCCGATCCGGCGACCGTCGTCGGCGGCGCAGTGGTGCGGCAGGAAAAGGCGTATCCGGTCTATGACGAGGGCTATCGCGACAATGTCGATGCGCTGCGCCGCGAGCTGGAGGCGCGTTATCCGACGTTGCACCTGGTCGGCCGCAACGGCATGCACCGCTATAACAACCAGGACCATGCGATGATGACCGCGATGCTGACGGTCAAGAACATCGCCGCCGGTGCCCGCGTCTATGACGTGTGGAACGTCAACGAGGACGCCGAATATCACGAGAGCGGCACCGAGGGCGAGAAGGCGGCGCTCGCGTCCGAGCGGCTCGTGCCGGAACGCCTGAAGGCGGCATGA
- a CDS encoding SAM-dependent methyltransferase has product MMLIDRFFAHAVRRGTLTVLHSNGTQREFGTPSLDLPPVTIRLAKGAAGAILRDPSLGAAEAFMDGRLVIEQGDILGLLNLITANHRWEAGTATLNPTALRRLVGAAAFRIGRYNMAKRSKRNVAHHYDLSDRLYDLFLDIDRQYSCAYFTDPANSLEQAQSDKKAHIAAKLALEPGMRVLDIGCGWGGMALYLHARTGAEVLGVTLSEEQLKVARRRAVEAGVADKVRFELIDYRHVTGQFDRIVSVGMFEHVGTPHYRTFFRKCRELLTPQGVMLLHTIGRAGGPGVTDKFTLKYIFPGGYIPALSEIAKGYEGLRFYMTDVEVLRMHYGHTLKHWYDRTIAARDDIVALYDERFYRMWTFYLAGCTVSFLNGGLVNYQLQFARSRDALPITRDYMFEAEQRLRDGGDAGDGDRARVCA; this is encoded by the coding sequence CTGATGTTGATCGACCGGTTTTTCGCCCACGCGGTCAGGCGAGGCACACTCACCGTACTTCACTCGAACGGAACGCAACGCGAATTTGGAACGCCATCGCTCGACCTGCCGCCGGTAACGATCCGGCTGGCAAAGGGCGCGGCGGGCGCGATTCTGCGCGATCCGAGCCTGGGCGCCGCCGAAGCGTTTATGGACGGCAGGCTGGTGATCGAGCAGGGCGACATCCTCGGCCTGCTCAACCTCATCACCGCCAATCATCGCTGGGAAGCGGGTACGGCGACGCTGAACCCGACGGCGTTGCGACGGCTGGTCGGCGCCGCCGCGTTCCGGATCGGGCGCTACAACATGGCGAAGCGATCGAAGCGCAACGTCGCGCATCATTACGACTTGTCCGACCGGCTCTACGATCTCTTCCTCGACATCGATCGCCAATATAGCTGCGCCTATTTCACCGACCCCGCGAACAGCCTGGAGCAGGCGCAGAGCGACAAGAAGGCGCATATCGCCGCCAAGCTGGCGCTCGAGCCTGGGATGCGCGTGCTCGACATCGGCTGTGGCTGGGGCGGGATGGCGCTGTATCTTCATGCCAGGACCGGCGCCGAAGTGCTGGGCGTGACGCTGTCCGAGGAACAGCTCAAGGTCGCGCGGCGACGTGCAGTCGAAGCCGGGGTGGCCGACAAGGTCCGTTTCGAGCTGATCGATTATCGCCACGTCACCGGCCAGTTCGACCGCATCGTCTCGGTCGGCATGTTCGAGCATGTCGGCACGCCGCATTACCGCACCTTCTTCCGCAAATGCCGCGAGCTGCTGACGCCGCAGGGCGTGATGCTGCTCCACACGATCGGTCGCGCCGGCGGGCCGGGGGTGACCGACAAGTTCACGCTCAAATATATCTTTCCCGGCGGCTATATCCCCGCGCTGTCGGAGATCGCGAAGGGTTATGAGGGGCTGCGCTTCTACATGACCGATGTGGAAGTGCTGCGGATGCATTACGGGCATACGCTCAAGCATTGGTACGACCGCACCATCGCGGCGCGCGACGACATTGTCGCGCTGTATGACGAGCGCTTCTACCGGATGTGGACCTTCTACCTCGCCGGTTGCACGGTCAGCTTCCTGAACGGCGGGCTGGTCAATTATCAGCTCCAGTTCGCGCGATCGCGCGACGCATTGCCGATCACGCGCGATTATATGTTCGAAGCCGAGCAGCGCCTGCGCGACGGCGGCGACGCGGGGGATGGCGACCGAGCGCGGGTTTGCGCCTGA
- a CDS encoding mechanosensitive ion channel family protein, with amino-acid sequence MQRLGAWLAGHNLPDPAELSEAGVSMALVLVALAIGWITGRHLGDWAASQWNRHVSSATPGLGPRLCAILRHGSAAILLAILAEAWPWGPLAALGIGLAQGAATAMVAIELLRGLHLPRWAAWSFAAIVFTAILAHAIGGIAAVSTTLDRVGVRVGHRDFTLLSVVTFGVTVMLLFAGVRLANRMVAHSIERARGFDATQKLLFQKLASIAAVLLAFFVGVDLLQIDLTAFAVFSGAFGLAIGFGMQKTVGNLIAGIILLMDRSIKPGDVIVVGDSFGWVNKIGVRAVSIITRDGKEHLIPNENLMTQEVENWSFTDRNVRVRIPVTVAYDSDLALAQKLMLRAAEESPRVLEDPRSNVWLMAFGENGVEHEILAWISDPESGVGNVRSDVLNRLWLLFQEHGIRIPLPQREVRVRGATASDAG; translated from the coding sequence ATGCAGCGGCTTGGCGCCTGGCTCGCCGGGCATAACCTCCCCGACCCCGCCGAACTGAGCGAAGCGGGGGTGTCGATGGCGCTGGTGCTTGTCGCGCTGGCGATCGGCTGGATTACGGGACGGCATCTGGGCGACTGGGCGGCGAGCCAATGGAATCGCCACGTCTCGTCCGCGACGCCCGGGCTGGGGCCGCGGCTCTGCGCGATCCTGCGCCATGGCAGCGCGGCGATCCTGCTCGCGATCCTTGCCGAAGCCTGGCCCTGGGGGCCGCTCGCCGCACTCGGGATCGGCCTTGCCCAAGGCGCGGCGACGGCAATGGTCGCGATCGAATTGCTGCGCGGCCTCCACTTGCCGCGCTGGGCGGCGTGGAGCTTCGCGGCGATCGTGTTCACTGCGATCCTGGCGCACGCGATCGGGGGCATTGCCGCAGTCTCGACCACGCTCGACCGCGTGGGGGTGCGCGTCGGGCACCGCGACTTTACCTTGCTGTCGGTCGTCACCTTCGGCGTCACGGTGATGTTGCTATTCGCGGGCGTCCGGCTGGCGAACCGGATGGTCGCGCACAGCATCGAACGCGCGCGGGGGTTCGACGCGACGCAGAAGCTGCTGTTTCAGAAGCTGGCGAGCATCGCGGCGGTGCTGCTCGCCTTTTTCGTCGGAGTCGACCTGCTCCAGATCGACCTGACCGCCTTCGCCGTTTTCTCGGGCGCGTTCGGGCTCGCGATCGGCTTCGGCATGCAAAAGACCGTGGGTAATCTGATCGCCGGGATCATCCTGCTGATGGATCGCTCGATCAAGCCGGGCGACGTGATCGTGGTGGGCGACAGCTTTGGCTGGGTGAACAAGATCGGCGTACGCGCCGTCTCGATCATCACCCGCGACGGCAAGGAGCATCTGATCCCGAACGAGAATCTGATGACGCAGGAGGTGGAGAACTGGTCCTTTACCGACCGCAACGTGCGGGTCCGCATCCCGGTGACCGTCGCCTATGATTCGGATCTGGCGCTCGCGCAGAAACTGATGCTCCGCGCCGCGGAGGAGAGCCCGCGCGTGCTTGAAGATCCGCGGTCCAATGTCTGGCTGATGGCGTTCGGCGAGAACGGCGTCGAGCATGAGATCCTCGCCTGGATCAGCGATCCCGAAAGCGGCGTCGGCAATGTCCGCAGCGACGTGCTCAACCGGTTGTGGCTGTTGTTCCAGGAACACGGCATCCGCATCCCCCTGCCCCAGCGCGAGGTGCGCGTCCGCGGCGCGACTGCCTCCGATGCAGGCTGA
- a CDS encoding GNAT family N-acetyltransferase, which translates to MSSPPVTARIADGVASIPAAAWDACAGTVNPFIGHAFLSILERSGSATAEAGWQPLPIVIDGTDGLPAAIAPAYAKTHSQGEYVFDHGWADAWERAGGRYYPKIQVAVPFSPVPGPRLLLRDPALAPALIAGIEAVTDQNRLSSAHATFLSEEQLPWFESAGWLIRAGTQFHWQNDGYAAFDDFLGVLASRKRKAIRKERAQALEGLSIRHLTGAEITEAHWDAFWVFYQDTGARKWGQPYLTRAFFSLLGAEMADKVLLIFAERDGVPIAGALNLIGADTLYGRYWGCTEEVPFLHFELCYYQAIDAAIARGLARVEAGAQGEHKLARGYAPVTTWSAHYLPDPGFRRAVADFLERERLAVEREQDILGEMMPFRRSG; encoded by the coding sequence GTGTCCTCCCCGCCCGTAACCGCCCGAATCGCCGATGGCGTCGCCTCGATACCCGCGGCGGCATGGGATGCCTGTGCCGGCACGGTGAACCCGTTTATCGGCCATGCCTTTCTCTCGATCCTCGAACGCTCGGGCTCCGCGACGGCAGAGGCGGGGTGGCAGCCGCTGCCGATCGTGATCGACGGCACCGACGGCCTGCCCGCGGCGATCGCCCCGGCCTATGCCAAGACCCACAGCCAGGGGGAGTATGTCTTCGACCATGGCTGGGCCGATGCGTGGGAGCGCGCGGGCGGGCGCTATTACCCCAAGATCCAGGTCGCTGTGCCCTTTTCCCCCGTCCCCGGCCCCCGACTGCTGCTGCGCGATCCGGCGCTGGCGCCCGCGCTGATCGCCGGGATCGAGGCGGTGACCGACCAGAACCGGCTGTCCTCGGCGCATGCCACCTTCCTGTCGGAGGAGCAGCTTCCCTGGTTCGAATCGGCGGGATGGCTGATCCGCGCGGGCACCCAGTTCCACTGGCAGAATGACGGCTATGCCGCGTTCGACGATTTCCTGGGCGTGCTTGCCAGCCGCAAGCGAAAGGCGATCCGCAAGGAGCGCGCGCAGGCGCTCGAGGGGCTGTCCATCCGCCACCTGACCGGCGCGGAGATCACCGAGGCGCATTGGGACGCCTTCTGGGTCTTCTATCAGGATACCGGTGCCCGCAAATGGGGGCAGCCCTATCTGACGCGCGCGTTCTTCTCGCTGCTCGGCGCGGAGATGGCGGACAAAGTACTGCTGATCTTCGCCGAGCGCGACGGCGTGCCGATCGCGGGGGCGCTCAACCTGATCGGCGCGGACACGCTCTATGGCCGCTATTGGGGCTGCACCGAGGAAGTGCCCTTCCTCCATTTCGAGCTTTGCTATTATCAGGCGATCGACGCCGCGATCGCGCGCGGGCTGGCGCGAGTCGAGGCGGGGGCGCAGGGCGAGCACAAGCTGGCGCGCGGCTATGCCCCGGTCACGACCTGGTCGGCGCATTACCTCCCCGATCCGGGCTTTCGCCGCGCCGTCGCCGACTTCCTCGAACGCGAGCGGCTGGCGGTCGAGCGCGAGCAGGACATATTGGGCGAGATGATGCCCTTCCGCCGCAGCGGATAG